In the Sediminibacter sp. Hel_I_10 genome, one interval contains:
- a CDS encoding TolC family protein, producing the protein MTKYFIYLAVLLAANLGLAQEVPSSLSLQEAIDYALTHNRTAINAARDIDAAEQQKWETTASGLPQISASVDYQNYLKQQVQVIPAEFFGGVQGEFAEVVFGTKQSVNAFARLDQQIFDGSYIVALQSAKVFLDISKNSKIKTDLEVRKSVIDAYGNVLLAEESVTILERNIEVLEKNLYETNKIYENGLEEEESVEQLQITLSGVQSNLNNTQRLKKLAYQMLNINLGIDVYHNLSLTDDLESLAQANQSLALLEADNNPSTTIDYQIAENDTRAKELQLKLEKSKALPTLNAFINGGYSAFEDDFNFLKKEQDWFGSSLIGVNLSIPIFSSGMRHASTQRAKINLEKSKTELNQTEQRLKLEIESAKSDYQFALEDYNNKKENLALAERIEQKNQTKFFEGIGSSFELRQAQTQLYTAQQELLQAMLDVINSKAALETVLNSPINN; encoded by the coding sequence ATGACAAAGTATTTTATATATTTAGCGGTTTTACTCGCTGCTAACCTGGGTTTGGCACAAGAAGTGCCATCAAGCCTGTCCCTGCAAGAAGCTATAGACTATGCGTTAACACATAACCGTACGGCCATTAATGCCGCACGCGATATTGACGCCGCCGAACAACAAAAATGGGAAACCACAGCAAGCGGACTTCCACAAATAAGTGCAAGTGTTGACTATCAAAATTATCTAAAACAACAAGTACAGGTTATTCCTGCAGAGTTTTTTGGTGGTGTTCAAGGCGAATTTGCAGAAGTGGTATTTGGCACAAAGCAAAGCGTTAATGCTTTTGCACGATTAGATCAGCAAATTTTTGATGGTTCTTATATCGTGGCGTTACAATCTGCCAAAGTATTTTTAGACATCTCAAAAAATTCTAAAATCAAGACCGATCTAGAAGTTAGAAAATCGGTAATTGATGCCTACGGAAATGTGCTTTTAGCAGAAGAAAGCGTCACTATTTTGGAACGTAATATCGAAGTGCTTGAGAAAAATCTTTATGAAACCAATAAAATCTATGAAAATGGATTGGAAGAAGAAGAGAGCGTAGAGCAACTTCAAATTACCTTATCGGGTGTTCAAAGCAACCTCAATAATACGCAGCGCCTTAAGAAATTAGCTTATCAAATGCTCAATATTAATTTAGGCATAGATGTGTATCATAATCTATCGCTTACTGATGATCTAGAGTCACTAGCGCAAGCCAATCAGTCTTTAGCTTTATTGGAAGCAGATAATAATCCGTCTACTACGATTGATTATCAAATTGCCGAAAATGACACTAGAGCCAAAGAGCTTCAGTTAAAACTTGAAAAAAGCAAGGCACTCCCAACGCTTAATGCCTTTATAAATGGGGGCTACTCTGCTTTTGAAGATGACTTCAATTTTCTAAAAAAAGAGCAAGACTGGTTCGGCTCATCTTTAATAGGTGTCAATCTCAGTATTCCTATTTTTAGTTCAGGAATGCGACATGCCTCAACCCAACGTGCAAAAATAAATTTGGAAAAATCTAAAACCGAGCTGAATCAAACAGAACAGCGCTTAAAGCTAGAAATTGAATCTGCTAAAAGTGACTACCAGTTTGCTCTTGAAGATTACAATAATAAAAAAGAAAATCTCGCACTCGCAGAACGCATCGAGCAAAAAAACCAAACTAAATTCTTTGAAGGTATCGGCTCTAGTTTTGAACTGAGACAGGCTCAAACCCAATTATATACCGCACAACAAGAATTGCTTCAAGCCATGCTGGATGTCATCAATTCTAAAGCGGCATTAGAAACCGTATTAAATTCACCAATCAACAATTAA
- a CDS encoding efflux RND transporter periplasmic adaptor subunit, with translation MKHIFQIFILALIVVSCSGEKKNSVENVLENGNIETLRKKRGELVNERQALNDDIKLLDDKIKTIDTTKNIPLISTHKVDTEVFKHVLELQGNVTTKNLLTITPEYNGILTNVYVKEGQKVTKGQLLAKIDDGGLSQQVAQLQIQTELAKTTYERQKRLWEQNIGSEIQYLQAKSTYESQQEAVNQQQQQVAKTMIKAPFSGTIDDVITEQGSVVAAGQTPLMRIVNLDDMYIETEVPERYVSDVVKGKNVKVELPVLGKTVDTEIRQASNFINPANRTFKVEVEIPNKDKSIKPNLTARLKINDYTSEDAILIPQSVISENAEGDQYVYVVKDKNSKNVGTAKRVIIETGRTQGDVIEVLSGLEKNDEIIEEGARSVRDGQSVEVINYKETQVNGN, from the coding sequence ATGAAACATATATTTCAAATTTTTATTTTAGCCCTTATCGTGGTCTCGTGTTCTGGAGAGAAAAAGAACTCGGTAGAGAACGTTTTAGAAAACGGTAATATTGAAACACTTAGAAAAAAACGTGGAGAACTTGTTAACGAAAGACAAGCGCTCAATGATGACATCAAACTTTTAGATGATAAAATAAAGACCATAGACACTACCAAGAACATTCCTCTCATCTCTACGCATAAGGTAGACACAGAAGTATTTAAACACGTACTTGAGCTTCAAGGTAATGTTACCACCAAAAACCTTCTTACCATTACACCAGAGTACAACGGTATTTTGACCAATGTTTACGTTAAAGAAGGTCAAAAAGTAACTAAAGGTCAGTTACTTGCCAAAATTGATGATGGCGGATTAAGCCAACAGGTTGCACAATTACAAATTCAAACCGAATTGGCTAAAACCACCTATGAGCGTCAAAAGAGACTTTGGGAGCAAAACATTGGTAGTGAGATTCAATATTTACAAGCAAAATCTACTTATGAGTCTCAACAAGAGGCTGTAAACCAACAACAGCAGCAAGTTGCTAAAACAATGATCAAGGCGCCTTTTTCAGGAACCATTGACGATGTTATTACAGAGCAAGGAAGTGTTGTTGCTGCAGGCCAAACACCATTGATGCGCATTGTTAACCTTGATGACATGTATATTGAAACCGAAGTACCTGAGCGTTATGTCTCTGATGTTGTAAAAGGTAAAAATGTAAAAGTTGAACTTCCTGTTCTTGGAAAAACGGTAGATACTGAAATTCGCCAAGCAAGTAATTTCATCAACCCTGCCAACAGAACATTTAAGGTTGAGGTCGAAATCCCTAATAAGGATAAAAGCATCAAGCCCAACTTAACCGCGAGATTGAAAATAAACGACTATACCAGTGAAGATGCCATTTTGATTCCACAAAGTGTGATTTCAGAAAATGCTGAAGGTGATCAATATGTGTACGTAGTTAAAGATAAAAATTCTAAAAATGTCGGTACAGCCAAACGTGTTATTATTGAAACTGGACGTACCCAAGGCGATGTTATTGAAGTATTAAGCGGCCTAGAAAAAAATGACGAGATTATTGAAGAAGGCGCAAGAAGCGTTAGAGATGGCCAATCTGTAGAAGTTATTAACTATAAAGAAACCCAAGTCAATGGAAACTAA
- a CDS encoding TetR/AcrR family transcriptional regulator, with protein sequence MKQQIIIKSADLFLNLGFKSVTMDDIAHEMGISKKTIYQHFDNKTKLVEAAMLHVFENVACGIDHIRELNVNPIEEIFKIKQFVMEHLKDEKSSPQYQLQKYYPKIYAGLRIKQFEVMQSCVKQNLQRGVELGLYRDSINIEFVSRIYFNGMLALKDQELFPLKKFSMNALMEHYLEYHLRGICSPKGVEFLLSLNQLKPTN encoded by the coding sequence ATGAAACAACAAATTATAATAAAGTCTGCAGATCTGTTTTTAAACCTAGGGTTCAAAAGCGTTACTATGGATGACATTGCTCATGAGATGGGTATTTCCAAAAAAACCATCTATCAGCATTTTGACAATAAAACCAAATTGGTAGAAGCAGCGATGCTCCACGTTTTTGAGAATGTTGCCTGTGGTATAGACCACATTCGCGAACTTAATGTCAATCCTATTGAAGAAATATTTAAGATCAAGCAATTTGTAATGGAGCATTTAAAGGATGAAAAATCGTCGCCACAGTACCAGCTTCAAAAATATTATCCTAAAATATATGCTGGCTTAAGAATAAAGCAATTTGAGGTAATGCAAAGTTGTGTCAAACAAAATTTACAGCGTGGTGTTGAACTAGGCCTTTATAGAGATAGCATAAATATTGAGTTTGTATCAAGAATTTATTTCAACGGCATGCTCGCACTAAAAGATCAGGAGCTATTCCCTCTTAAAAAGTTTTCTATGAATGCGCTTATGGAGCACTATTTAGAATATCACCTTCGAGGCATTTGCTCACCCAAAGGTGTTGAATTCTTATTATCATTAAATCAATTAAAACCAACCAATTAA
- the aspS gene encoding aspartate--tRNA ligase, which translates to MYRSHNCGELRASHIQTEVTLAGWVQKSRNKGFIVWVDLRDRYGVTQLVFDEERTPKEMMARAEDLGREFVIQVKGEVIERASKNPNMPTGDVEILVKELTVLNEAKLPPFTIEDQTDGGEELRMKYRYLDIRRNPVKNSLIFRHKVTQEVRNYLSKEGFIEVETPYLIKSTPEGARDFVVPSRMNEGQFYALPQSPQTFKQLLMVGGMDKYFQIVKCFRDEDLRADRQPEFTQIDCEMAFIEQEDILNAFEGLTRHLLKEVNGVAVEKFPRLLYDDAMRLYGNDKPDTRFGMEFGELNAVAQHKDFKVFNTAELVVGIAVPGGNSYTRKEIDKLIDWVKRPQVGALGMVYSRCNDDGSYKSSVDKFYDQEDLAKWAEVTGAKAGDLICVLSGDKNKVRAQLSALRMELATQLGLRDPKTFAPLWVMDFPLLEWDEDTERYHAMHHPFTSPKPGQLELLKTDPGAVKANAYDLVLNGNEIGGGSIRIHDRETQALMFDYLGFTKEEAQAQFGFLMDAFQYGAPPHGGLAFGLDRLVAILGGQETIRDFIAFPKNNNGRDVMIDAPAPIDDEQLAELSLKLNLKK; encoded by the coding sequence ATGTACAGAAGTCATAATTGTGGTGAGTTAAGAGCATCACATATTCAAACAGAAGTCACACTTGCAGGCTGGGTTCAAAAATCACGTAACAAAGGATTTATCGTTTGGGTAGATCTTCGCGATCGCTACGGCGTCACGCAACTCGTTTTTGATGAAGAGCGCACACCAAAAGAAATGATGGCTCGTGCAGAAGATCTTGGTCGTGAATTTGTAATTCAAGTTAAAGGAGAGGTGATTGAGCGTGCTTCAAAAAACCCGAACATGCCTACTGGCGATGTGGAGATTTTAGTAAAGGAACTTACGGTATTAAATGAGGCCAAATTACCACCATTTACTATTGAAGACCAAACTGACGGCGGAGAAGAGTTACGAATGAAATACCGCTACTTGGATATTCGTCGTAATCCTGTAAAAAACAGCTTGATTTTTAGACATAAAGTGACCCAAGAGGTAAGAAACTACCTTTCTAAAGAAGGCTTTATAGAAGTAGAAACACCTTACCTTATCAAATCTACACCAGAAGGTGCGCGTGATTTTGTAGTGCCTTCAAGAATGAATGAAGGTCAGTTCTACGCCCTCCCGCAATCCCCACAAACCTTTAAGCAATTGCTTATGGTTGGTGGTATGGATAAATATTTCCAAATTGTAAAATGTTTCCGTGACGAAGATCTTCGTGCCGATAGACAGCCAGAGTTTACTCAAATAGATTGTGAGATGGCCTTTATAGAGCAAGAGGATATCCTCAATGCTTTTGAAGGATTGACCCGTCATTTGCTTAAAGAAGTCAATGGTGTTGCCGTTGAAAAATTTCCGCGATTACTGTATGATGATGCCATGCGTCTCTACGGAAATGATAAACCAGACACCCGTTTTGGGATGGAGTTTGGAGAACTTAACGCTGTAGCACAACACAAGGATTTTAAAGTGTTTAATACTGCTGAATTAGTTGTAGGCATCGCCGTTCCTGGCGGAAATAGTTACACCAGAAAAGAAATTGACAAATTGATTGATTGGGTGAAGCGTCCACAAGTTGGTGCTTTAGGCATGGTCTACTCAAGATGTAATGACGATGGTAGCTATAAATCTTCAGTAGATAAATTCTATGACCAAGAAGATTTAGCGAAATGGGCAGAAGTTACTGGTGCTAAAGCCGGTGATTTAATCTGCGTACTTTCCGGAGATAAAAATAAAGTAAGAGCACAGTTAAGTGCCTTAAGAATGGAATTGGCAACGCAATTGGGCCTTAGAGACCCTAAAACTTTTGCACCACTGTGGGTCATGGATTTTCCATTATTAGAATGGGATGAAGACACAGAGCGCTACCACGCCATGCACCATCCATTTACGTCTCCAAAACCAGGACAGTTAGAACTTTTAAAAACCGATCCCGGAGCTGTTAAAGCCAATGCATATGACTTAGTACTCAACGGAAATGAAATTGGAGGTGGCTCTATTCGTATTCATGATAGAGAAACTCAAGCTCTCATGTTTGATTACTTAGGTTTTACTAAAGAAGAAGCCCAAGCACAATTTGGATTCTTAATGGATGCCTTTCAATACGGCGCTCCACCACACGGTGGGTTGGCGTTTGGATTGGACAGATTGGTTGCCATATTGGGCGGACAAGAAACCATACGTGACTTTATTGCTTTCCCTAAAAACAACAACGGCCGTGATGTTATGATTGATGCACCAGCACCAATTGATGATGAACAACTGGCAGAACTGAGTTTAAAATTAAACTTGAAAAAATAA
- a CDS encoding tetratricopeptide repeat protein, which translates to MFHTELNMARLLKLFLSILFLCSALSCDSKREHAEAVYKRAIHYPQGSMMSLNGIKRATEIDSTYQQAVYELSVAYLKRGLPHKWKPQYNKAVLLDSVERIPWRGYLYLWFYRDYKKAIADFDASDKLTPNFIDQPQGHSVDYWRGIAYLGLKDYDTSITYFDKYVKQETEESGEDWVELTTFLYRGIAYFEKQQYDEALINFDKQLQYSRNLSADAKYYKALIAQKQGDLILAKTLIDSAIEDFENGYFNNRPYVETLRQIYLEDLEALQLNIETENA; encoded by the coding sequence ATGTTTCATACCGAATTGAACATGGCGAGATTGTTGAAATTATTCCTTAGTATCCTTTTTTTATGCAGTGCTTTATCTTGTGATTCTAAAAGGGAGCACGCCGAAGCCGTTTATAAAAGAGCCATTCATTATCCTCAAGGATCAATGATGAGCTTGAACGGGATTAAACGAGCAACAGAAATTGATTCTACCTACCAACAAGCGGTCTATGAACTTTCTGTGGCCTACTTAAAAAGAGGCCTACCCCATAAATGGAAACCACAATATAACAAAGCAGTGTTATTAGACTCGGTTGAAAGAATTCCATGGCGAGGTTATCTTTACCTTTGGTTTTATAGAGATTATAAAAAAGCTATTGCAGATTTTGATGCATCAGACAAGCTAACGCCTAATTTCATAGATCAACCCCAAGGGCACAGCGTTGATTATTGGCGAGGCATCGCTTATCTTGGGCTTAAGGACTATGATACGTCCATTACTTATTTTGACAAGTATGTTAAACAAGAAACGGAGGAGTCTGGTGAAGATTGGGTAGAATTAACTACATTTTTATACCGAGGCATTGCTTATTTTGAAAAGCAACAGTATGACGAAGCGCTTATTAACTTTGATAAACAACTTCAATACTCAAGAAATCTAAGTGCAGACGCTAAATATTACAAAGCGCTCATTGCCCAAAAACAGGGTGATTTAATCTTAGCTAAAACATTGATAGATTCTGCTATTGAAGATTTTGAAAACGGCTACTTCAACAACAGACCCTATGTGGAAACCTTACGTCAAATTTATTTGGAAGATTTAGAAGCATTACAACTAAATATAGAAACTGAAAATGCCTAA
- a CDS encoding efflux RND transporter permease subunit, producing METKKKKFVDKEFGMSSWAINNKTTMYVLILVFFYLGVSAFFSMPRENFPEVNETKIYISSIFPGNTAEDIEKLVTDPLEDQLKTVSNVVEITSTSQEDYSIVVVEFDEHITVEEAKQKVKDEIDSETSGEDWPTFNGAKVEPDVFALSLSEEQPILNINISGDYPVEKLKDFAEYLQDEIEDLQEIKKADIRGAQDKEVEVAVDIYKMMAAKVTFTDIINAINGGNTTMSAGNLKASGQRRTIRILGEIDDPEELENFVVKAENGNPIYLKDVGTVTFHEEDKTTFARKSGDPVVMLDVKKRAGKNMVAAAEQIQVIVQDAIENEFPQDLNVSITNDQSEKTIGQVDDLVNNIIFGVILVVTVLMFFLGFKNALFVGFAIPMSMFMSLMILNLMGYSLNTMVLFGLIMGLGMLVDNGIVVVENVYRLMEDEGMSRTEAAKKGIGEIAFPIIISTLTTVAAFVPLGLWPGIMGEFMKILPITLSVVLGSSLFVAIFFNSVLVSQYMKIDDKEMPLKEIIRTTAIMTVIGVAILIFGGAYSALGSVMIFTAILLWAYRLFLRNWANSFQNKSLVSLENWYERMLRGALSKKRPYILTIGTVVLLIAAFIAFGISLGTQRTKVEFFPDNKPNQIIVYIEYPQGTAIEKTNAITKQIEERVYDVINQGQYMDDGRNFLVESAVSQVGEGAGNPQTDGGSAAEMPHKAKITASMREYKYRRGEDSELLRQKVQEALVGIYPGVLISVEKDANGPPAGSPINIELQGNDYNELIGAAEQMRAFINSKNIAGIDELKIDVNKDKPTMLVQVDREKAGELGISASQVGQQLRNSIFGAKAGIYKEDGDDFDIYVRFNEENRYNTSALFNQNITFRDNTGQIKEVPLSAVAKQKNNSGFSAIKHKDTKRVVTVYSALAPGFTDAGAIVTQIQNEMKSFEGLPEDINIDYTGQIEEQNKQMAFLVGAFFTGLGLIFFILIFQFNSVSKPAIIMIAIFLSFIGVFGGIVISGSAFVIMMTMVGIISLAGIVVNNGVVLLDYAQLLVDRKKNDLDLEEDDYLETEDLFECVVRAGKARLRPVLLTAITTILGLIPLAIGLNINFFTLFSELDANIYMGGDNVVFWGPLAWTVIYGLLIATFLTLIVVPILYFLSTKLKMWKRAKFSSKELRDSNDKEIESIGHGKVALDK from the coding sequence ATGGAAACTAAAAAGAAAAAATTTGTAGACAAGGAATTTGGGATGTCTTCGTGGGCAATCAACAACAAAACCACGATGTATGTTCTTATTCTCGTATTCTTTTACTTAGGCGTTTCTGCGTTTTTCAGCATGCCCAGGGAAAACTTCCCAGAGGTTAATGAAACAAAGATTTATATAAGCTCCATTTTTCCCGGTAATACCGCGGAAGATATTGAAAAGCTTGTCACTGATCCTTTAGAAGATCAGCTCAAAACAGTGAGTAATGTTGTAGAAATCACCTCAACCTCTCAAGAAGACTATTCTATAGTGGTGGTAGAGTTTGATGAGCACATCACTGTTGAAGAAGCTAAGCAAAAAGTCAAAGATGAAATTGATAGTGAAACTTCTGGTGAAGATTGGCCAACCTTTAATGGTGCTAAAGTAGAACCAGATGTATTTGCCTTGAGTTTATCTGAAGAACAGCCTATCTTGAACATTAATATTTCCGGAGATTACCCTGTAGAAAAATTAAAAGATTTTGCCGAATACCTTCAAGATGAAATTGAGGATTTGCAAGAAATCAAAAAGGCAGACATTAGAGGTGCTCAAGATAAAGAGGTGGAAGTTGCTGTTGACATCTACAAAATGATGGCCGCTAAGGTCACGTTTACAGATATCATCAATGCCATAAACGGAGGCAATACCACCATGTCTGCTGGAAATTTGAAGGCTAGCGGACAACGACGTACCATTAGAATTTTAGGAGAGATCGATGATCCTGAAGAGTTAGAGAATTTTGTGGTAAAGGCAGAAAATGGCAATCCTATCTACCTTAAAGATGTTGGCACTGTAACCTTCCATGAAGAAGACAAAACCACTTTTGCTAGAAAATCTGGTGACCCTGTGGTCATGTTAGACGTTAAAAAACGTGCTGGTAAAAACATGGTGGCAGCGGCAGAGCAAATCCAAGTGATTGTTCAAGATGCCATTGAAAATGAGTTTCCGCAAGATTTAAATGTATCTATAACCAATGATCAATCTGAAAAGACCATTGGACAAGTAGATGATCTGGTTAACAATATCATTTTTGGTGTAATCTTGGTTGTCACTGTTTTAATGTTCTTTTTAGGATTTAAAAATGCCCTATTTGTAGGTTTTGCAATCCCTATGTCTATGTTCATGTCTCTCATGATCTTAAACCTGATGGGCTATAGCTTAAACACCATGGTGCTTTTTGGCCTTATTATGGGACTTGGTATGTTGGTGGATAATGGTATTGTGGTTGTAGAAAACGTATACCGTTTGATGGAAGATGAAGGTATGAGTAGAACTGAAGCCGCTAAAAAAGGCATTGGTGAAATTGCCTTCCCTATTATCATTTCGACCTTAACTACGGTGGCGGCATTTGTGCCCTTAGGTCTTTGGCCTGGTATTATGGGAGAGTTCATGAAGATTTTACCAATTACCTTATCTGTAGTATTAGGATCCTCACTATTTGTGGCCATATTTTTCAACTCCGTTTTGGTGTCTCAATACATGAAAATTGATGATAAGGAAATGCCATTAAAAGAGATTATTAGAACAACGGCCATCATGACCGTAATTGGGGTGGCCATTCTTATTTTTGGAGGAGCCTACAGCGCATTGGGATCTGTAATGATCTTTACCGCTATTTTACTCTGGGCCTATCGCCTATTTCTTAGAAACTGGGCCAATAGTTTTCAGAACAAATCACTGGTCTCTTTAGAAAACTGGTATGAGCGCATGCTAAGAGGTGCACTTTCTAAAAAGCGTCCTTACATCTTAACCATAGGCACAGTTGTATTATTAATTGCCGCGTTTATTGCTTTTGGCATATCCTTGGGCACACAGCGTACCAAAGTGGAATTTTTTCCAGACAACAAACCCAACCAGATTATTGTCTATATAGAATACCCTCAGGGCACCGCTATAGAAAAAACAAATGCCATTACAAAGCAAATAGAAGAGCGGGTTTATGACGTGATCAATCAAGGTCAGTACATGGATGATGGCAGAAACTTCTTAGTAGAAAGTGCGGTTTCTCAAGTTGGCGAAGGCGCTGGAAATCCACAAACCGATGGCGGTTCTGCTGCAGAAATGCCCCATAAAGCAAAAATAACAGCTTCTATGCGCGAGTATAAGTACAGACGTGGTGAGGACAGTGAGTTATTGAGACAAAAAGTTCAAGAAGCACTTGTTGGTATTTATCCAGGGGTACTAATTTCCGTAGAAAAAGATGCCAATGGTCCACCAGCTGGTTCTCCAATTAACATTGAACTTCAGGGTAATGATTACAATGAACTTATTGGTGCTGCAGAACAGATGCGAGCGTTTATCAATTCGAAAAACATTGCTGGTATTGATGAGCTCAAGATTGATGTCAATAAAGATAAGCCAACAATGCTTGTTCAGGTTGATCGTGAAAAAGCAGGTGAATTAGGCATTAGTGCCTCTCAAGTAGGACAGCAGTTAAGAAATTCTATTTTTGGAGCTAAGGCAGGAATCTACAAAGAGGATGGTGACGATTTTGATATCTACGTGCGTTTTAACGAAGAGAACAGATATAATACCAGCGCCTTATTTAACCAGAACATAACCTTTAGAGATAATACTGGTCAAATCAAGGAAGTGCCTTTGTCTGCCGTAGCAAAACAGAAAAACAATTCGGGGTTTAGCGCTATTAAACACAAAGACACCAAGCGTGTGGTAACAGTGTATTCTGCCTTGGCTCCAGGATTTACAGATGCTGGTGCTATTGTGACCCAAATTCAAAATGAAATGAAAAGTTTTGAGGGGCTTCCAGAAGATATCAATATTGATTACACAGGTCAAATTGAAGAACAAAATAAGCAAATGGCCTTCTTGGTTGGAGCATTCTTTACTGGTTTGGGACTGATTTTCTTTATTTTGATATTTCAGTTTAATTCGGTTTCAAAACCGGCCATCATTATGATCGCTATTTTCTTAAGTTTTATTGGAGTATTTGGAGGTATCGTTATCTCTGGAAGTGCCTTCGTGATCATGATGACCATGGTTGGTATTATTTCATTGGCAGGGATTGTAGTTAACAATGGGGTGGTGCTCTTGGATTATGCCCAGTTATTAGTAGACAGAAAGAAAAATGATCTGGACCTAGAAGAAGATGATTACCTCGAGACCGAAGATCTTTTTGAATGTGTTGTGAGAGCTGGTAAAGCGCGTTTAAGACCTGTATTGTTAACGGCAATTACCACTATTTTAGGATTGATTCCATTAGCAATAGGTCTGAACATTAACTTTTTTACCTTGTTTTCAGAGCTCGATGCCAATATTTATATGGGTGGAGATAACGTGGTCTTTTGGGGTCCTTTAGCTTGGACCGTGATTTACGGATTACTTATAGCGACCTTCCTTACGCTTATTGTAGTTCCTATTTTATACTTTTTAAGCACAAAACTTAAAATGTGGAAAAGAGCAAAATTTAGTTCTAAAGAATTAAGGGATTCCAACGATAAAGAAATTGAATCTATTGGTCATGGTAAAGTTGCCCTAGACAAATAA